Genomic DNA from Salvia miltiorrhiza cultivar Shanhuang (shh) chromosome 1, IMPLAD_Smil_shh, whole genome shotgun sequence:
TCGAAGTTGCGGCCTTCCCCTTTGCTGTTTAAAAGTGGTTGTTGTCGGAATCCGAGGCGGCGGCCTTCCCCTTCACTGGATCGGAGCAGTTGTTGCCGAAATCCGAGGCGGTGGCCTTCCGCTTCACTGTAGCAGAGCGGTTGTTGTTGGAATTCAAGGCGACGGCCTTCCCCTTCATTGGATCGGAGCAGTTGTTGCCAAAATTTGAGGCGGCGGCCTTCCCCTTCACTGGATCGGAGCGGTTGTTGCCGGAATCCGAGGCGACGGCCTTCCCCTTCATTGGATCGGTGCGGTTGTTGCCGAAATCCAAGGCGGCAGCCTTGTTCACTTAGGGGGTTTTTGGATTTGTTCActgaatttcatttttttccctcCAATTGTTCGAGCAAAAATTGGGGGTGAGACAGAGGGATGAAGTTAATGGTGAGGGTGGCTGAAGACAATTTCCGTCGAGTTGAAAAAGCCAATCTATTGTCATTAGTTATATTCCTCTATCTGTATCAGTAGTACATTTCCTTCTTGAATCTAACACATATTTTCGCCTGAGATGTGAAGAAGGTAACAGGAGGGAGAGAGCAAGAAATCAATGAGAACCGAGAGAGGTagagaaaaaagagaataaattaataaagcaAAAGTATCTCATAATCATAGATTAGTAAAAGTTATTTAATATCTTAACCACTATCTTTTTATTTCACCTACaacacatttttcaattttcttagtTTCCGCGCTGACAcccaaatggggctttaattgatggatgaagggagtatatcttttgaattttatataaCATCTGAGAAATGTGATATATAGCGTAATTCtttttatacatattttatcaaatactccctccgtcccgcccaagatgctacatattccttttcgggccgtcctaacgaagatgctacatttctatatttggcaaaaataaggaattttaaacacttaattaacaataattaagtatttctttattacattatctctcctactttatcactttattaccttctctttcttactttatcattttattactttctctttcctattttatcactttattattacacacttaaaacattaatctacaactccttaaatcccatgccgaaaagcaaatatagcgtcttggccgggacggaggagtataatattaatatttaataaattaataaacatcataataaaaaatatcatgtcCTATCCTATATCACCACGCAAGAAACCAGCTATAAAAGTACAGTGTGTCCCACTATCACAAAATTTGACGAGCAAAACATTTGGTACTGGACAAGGACAATCCACAAACTGATACAACTCATAAATCATTACATTTATTATCAATTGTCTTCTATTTCACTTAGTTTATCGACACGTCACAGACGCCAGAGTTCCAAAAGCAAACGtctcttattttttattccGACAGAAATTAAAGCAACATAGTAACTTGTCCTAAACCCTTGATGTCTGGGAAGAGAAGTCCAAGTAATGCGAATTTCCATTAAATGTCATAAAAGATGTCCTGAAACAACTTCATCTGTTGGGCTGGCAGCACGATCGCCAATCGTAAGGAAGCGTCGTTGGGTGGAGTAGGCAACACAATTAAATGGCCTTCGGCAGGAAGGGCGCCGAGCCCAACATAAAAGGGGCGGCCCCACCCAAAATCGGTGTCGTAAAAGGGCAGTCGGGCCCAACTAGTGATGCCCAGGTTGGGGCTTTTGTAAAGCCCGGTACCTCTGCTATTGGGGTGGACCCCGCCCTTCACCTCCAAGTAATCAATGGCTGACCTCAAGTATTCGTCATCCATTCTACCCAACGCCTCTCGAATTTTATTCAATGGCTTCGATTCCACTTCACCGCTCAAAGCAATGTGCGTCGCCTTGAACACCGCATTGCCGAAGTAGCCGGCTGGCAGCGGCGGCCGCAGCCGGGACCGCCCATCCACTATAACGGTTAGCTTGCTTTCTTGATCTTTCGGAAGCCCACGGGCTTTGCAAATGCACCTCCACACATGCCCTACCAAAATGATCCATCTCCATATTAATTCTTGGTTAGCTAGCTAGGGACTCGagaaattaagagagagagagagacctgtGAGCGCTTCAAATGAAGTGTATGCGGCGCCTTTTCCGTTATCTTCTTGGCAGCTGGCTTTGATGATATTTAGTTGCTCTCGCGTTAGCTTCAACACAGAAAATCTTGTTTCGGAAACGTTGGAGTGAGTTTGAGGGTTTTTCAGCGGCGGCGGAGGATGGAATTCCACGTGGTCGAACTTAGGCTGCGGCGGGTCGCGCGCCGCCAGGACACGGCGGTCCATGTACGGCGGTAGCCTGATGTCGAGGCCGCGAGCAATATCGCACCATGTGGTGATAATATGCAAAGCGGAAAGTCCATCTTTAACTTGATGGTCCATTGCAAGGCCTAAGC
This window encodes:
- the LOC131005046 gene encoding shikimate O-hydroxycinnamoyltransferase-like — protein: MKIRVKESAVVKPTPAKPRTTIWISNLDAILPENYHTRTHTFYRPTHAADFFDTAVLKAALARTLSEFYPMAGRLKKDEKGRIEINCNGEGAAFIEAEADGEIDDLGDFAPTPDICLTPKVDYAQGISSFPLFLVQVTRFKCGGVCLGLAMDHQVKDGLSALHIITTWCDIARGLDIRLPPYMDRRVLAARDPPQPKFDHVEFHPPPPLKNPQTHSNVSETRFSVLKLTREQLNIIKASCQEDNGKGAAYTSFEALTGHVWRCICKARGLPKDQESKLTVIVDGRSRLRPPLPAGYFGNAVFKATHIALSGEVESKPLNKIREALGRMDDEYLRSAIDYLEVKGGVHPNSRGTGLYKSPNLGITSWARLPFYDTDFGWGRPFYVGLGALPAEGHLIVLPTPPNDASLRLAIVLPAQQMKLFQDIFYDI